The genomic segment GCTCGTGGCCAGCAGGGAAGCCGAGGTACGTTAAGAAGACGCCACTGCGCTGCCTGTGACAGCCAACAGATCTACTAAAGGTCGCATTTGACGAGAGCGAGCTCCTTTTGTGACATGGTTTCGAGGGCATGTCCGCGGGGCGGTGTACCTCCCTGCTCTCGACTGTTGTTTGGAATGTCTTAACGTTTTTTTAGTCCAAGCAGGTAAGGACGTCACCGTATAGTAAATTGAGACATGCAGTGGGTACCGTCTGTTACGAGTCAATGAGATGCAACAGAAAGGTCGTCGCACTATCACCCTGCTACCTTCATGTGTTGTTACGACTTCCCTGGTAAACATGGGTCCACCATCCAGTAGTGAAAGGGTGTGTTAACGATGTCAAACAATGTTGCTGGAGATTGTTTCCAGCATAGCGCTGTTCCGTTCCATGTTttgcgagaagacagaacaaTAGCGGATGGAGGCCCATCAGGATATCACCTCAGTACACGTACTTGATGCTGGATGTGTCACGCTCACGCGTTCATTGTGCATAAAAGGTTGTTGTGGGATCATACTCACCATGCGCTGGCCTCTACTTATCGGTGGCCGCAACACGAGAATCAGCGCTAGCGTACGGCCCGGTAACGCTACCTTAGGCGGCAGCTCCCAGTCGTATGTATGCATAACGAGTACGACGTATTGAAGAGTctgtgcttcttttctgtgccTCAGTGTCCAGCATTTCACATTTTACGGATCTGGCCGAGCTTAGCCTTGGTACTGGAAGACGTAGAGTGACGGAGCGCCGCAGCAGTGCTGTGGTGTGCCAGCATGCATCGAGATGGGGATGCCAACTGCATTCGTTCTCGCTTGGAAGTGGCCTGTGTGTCGTTCGGTCTTGGGTTTGTGTGTTGCGAGAGCGTGATCTGGATTGTTGATTGAACAGCATGAGAGCAATGGTCGGCCACAACGTGCGTAACGGAGACGTTGATGAGGGGTGCACCTCGCAGCGGCGCTTGCGCATCTTGTGGTCTCTTTTATCGTCGTCGTGTGATGATGGAGATTGCAAGCAGCCAGAGTCCATGAACGAAATGTCGATACCCAGATAAAAACGTGATGTCTTGTCGGAAAGGGTCGTGCACCTGTTTGCAGTATATTTCGGATCCACTGTCCTCGATGCTCAGGGGAGAGGGCTTTCCTATGAGCCTGCGTGACGACATACCTTGCTGCTAGTGATGGCTGTTTTGAATGGCTTCACGGCTTTGGACAGTTACAGAAAAAAGTAGTACGATCGCGACATCATGATGACACGGGGCACTTATAGAGTACCAGGTGTTGCAGGTTTGACTGCGAGGCATCAGGCAGGTACTGGCTCCACCATCGCCGTTGAAAGGTGAGATACGGAGCAAGGCGTGCTATCGTCTCGTTGGTCGAATAGGCGATGAACGATTCAATCGGTAAGAGGATGCGCGCGCCTTCTCAGCGGGGAACTGTGTGGGTAGTTAAAGGCATGTTGGGTATTGTGTGTGAATACAGCAGTGCCACATTTCTGCAGGATGAGGACGGAGGCAACGTCATGCTTGCCGCGGAAAGAGTTCATCAAAACCGCCTGCAGATACAACGGTGGACGTTTCGTGCCGGCACAGTCGATGTTGAAAAGCACCCATGCTAGGTCCGTGCCGATCATGCATTGATCTCTACTTTTGTCGGTGAACGTAACGCTGGGTGTTACCACACCGAACCAGATCTGTTGGCGACACGCTCCGTTACATCAGGGTGTACATGCAACTGTCCTCTGAGTTTCGGCTGCGTGTGGTGGCTTGAGACCTCAGCATTTAAAATGCGTCGGCTGCCGGTCATCGTTGTAGGACGTGGCGAAGGATCGGTGCGTCAGAGCCCCATATGATGTGTGACTCGCATAGACAGCTGCACCGCAGCAGGGAGAACGGCTGCACCACAGTATTTATGTGTTTTGTGGGTATCCCCAGTTGAGTGTTTCGGTTACTGTCAGCCCAAGTCTGTGTTTGTAGTAAATGAGCACCACACCACATACGATGCCAGCGGTCACGTCGCCTGGCCTTGCCACTAGTCCACTGAATGGCCTCAGATGCGAACCCGTTCCCCGGTGTTTCTCCCGCGTGTGTATGTTGGGCGTTTCCTGTGTAGGTACGGATTCTGGGAAGATCGTCTCCCTTACGGGACGACTCATGTGGGGACACATACTCCCGGGGACGGACAAGCATTCAAGCTGTGTCGCGCATGTGTCTTTTGTCATCCTGGGGGGCTGGCAGCCATGCGAGGCAACAAGTACTGGCGGCACTGTTCAGTGGGCATACGTCACAGGTCCGGCGAGATTCACTGGCATCAAGTGGCTTCACAAAGCCATgttgtcgcttctctgtACTATCGAACAAACGGTAGGAAGCGGTCAGACCACGTGACACCTTGGCAGTAGTCAGGGTGGCCACGGGGGAATGGAGAGGCTTGAGGCGTCCAGACGTCGCGTGGAGTGCACGACATCGTCAGGATCGCATGTCGTATGTACTCGCGGGTAGCTTCAGGTGCGGCTGCGGTCTTGGTGTACTACGTTTAAGGGGAGAGCGTTTTGACGGTAGCGTGATTCGCCGCGTAAGGGTGAAGAAGAGTCTCGGGACAGGTGATAAAAGCGTTGCCAATGTGGACTGATTCTCGATCCCACCTAACTTGTCATGTGATCTTCCCTGTGTCCACTCGGTCACAACGGAGCGTAAACTCGGGTGACAGTGAAGCTGGAAGTGTGCCCCCCAGAATCGAACAGTGTGAAGCGTGGCACCGTTGCCTTTATCGAAAGGTGCTTATGGAATCACCAGTTTGGTTACAGTCGGTCGTCAACTCCGCTTTAAGGTTTTCTGGTGCATGTGCACGGCCAACAACATGCTCTGATGATGCCAACTGCGAGTGCGACCGTTGCTGTGTTTTTGTTGGTCTCCAGGAAGAATTGGTAGGATCCGTCTGCCTGGATGGCAAGCGTGTGTCAATGTGTTTTTCGGTTGTTGAGCtgggcgacggagagacagttCTAGACGCTGGGCATCAAAGGTCCAATGGAGAAAGGACTCGCCATCATATGCTTGCTACCTTACTTGTTAAGACACGTTCAGCAGCAAGACTCGGTGCAGCCGTGAGACCGGGAAGTGGTGCAGTCGGTTGCAATCCAGTACCGCCGGTTTTGTTGTCACTACGACGGTCCAGTGTTTCGGCAGAGACAAGCGGCACGGAGCAGCAAGTTACCGGCAGGCGGCCATCACCAGTAGAGCACTCAATTATGAAGCTGGACACTGAGGGCACGCTCAGCTAGCGTGGAAGTTTGTCCGTGAACCAAAACGGCATACAGTGTATAGGTCCCCTTGTTTGACAGTGCACGAGATACGTGACACCAGCTGTATGTTACGCAGGGAAGGCTAGCTTCTTCCAAAACATGTGACTGCGCGGACTCCTACACAATAGAATGTGTCAGCAAGTTTGGCTTCTCGACTGGTCTCCGTCATTACCTTTTCCAAATCGAGCAATGGCGGCCTACCTTTTTTTGACGGAATGGCACGATGGTCCGTCGCAACCTTATCTGAGGTGCACAGTCGCACTATGTGTAGACGCGGTGCGTCGTTGGTTCTGAAAGTATGCTGCCGAGCCAGCACAGACTTGCGGTGGGACCTTGCTGGATGCTATGTGCGACCGACATCAGTGGATTCGTGTGGCCTGGTCACCAGTCCAGCACTGACGGCCTCGCCTTGTGATCTCCAGCGGCTATGACTCGAAGGGGCTGCAGGTATGGCTACGGAGAAGTGTTCGAAAATTCATGAGCGATGGCTTTGGAAGAGGACATGGGTGACCGCATGCTGGTGGAAAGTGAACGGCATTTGGTGTGCGTCTGCACCGTTTCCTGTGGTCGTGCTGCTTGGAGTCCTGAGCATGCTGAGGACACCAAACTCTGCCCTCACCAGATGTTCGGAGCTTGCAGCCATCAAAGACCTCGGCTGGTGGTTTCGCCTGACTACAACAGCCGATGAAAcggcttctttcttcttcacatgAGGTATGCAATGGCTGACGGACGTGACGGCGGGGTGGATTAATGTGGTGGAGGAGCGATGGAGAAGATCTGCTCGCCCAGTGTATATGCTGTAGGGGTGGGGCCACACCCACTGGTGTTTGAAGGGTAGTTGTACTGGCCGGCTCTGTATTGGGTTGGTGAACCGCGCGGACGTGTCAGTGGTAGTGGTTTGCCATTCTGAGTACGATTGATCATAGCATTTCTTGCTTTACCCGGAACCCGTCCAAGACGTGGGGTTAATAATACAACTTTTGGATACGGCAAAGCGACACCACTAGCTGTCTTCAACAGTTCCGTGGAGTGGAGTCCTTTCTACCACGCATATCGAAGCATAGACGCAAGGCTGTGACGCCGTTCCGCTTACGAGATGTGCTGTAGTGTGGACTGAGACGAGACGCAAATCTAACACGACCCTTGACCTTAACCTGTTTCGCACAGGCGGCGCGTGCGTGTGCCAAAGAGACGGCGCCGATACTGAGTATCGGATGGTTACAAATCAGTATGCTACGTAAGGGTTTCTTTGAGGTGGTAATACATGCTGTTGTAACCAACGTCGTTGCGGCCCTTTGGGAAGGGACCGGCTTGACGGATATACCGGCTAGACGAGCCCCCCAGCAGCATTCTTCATGACGTCGCCCTTTATGATCCGagactctctcttccgcgacCGCACCAGAAGCAGAAGGTGAGCTCGCGGTGGCAGTGAAACAGGTAACAGCGTATGTTCACTTGCTTCCTCACCTGATGAATGGCGTGAGACAGAAGCACTGGCGGACTGTGTCGTTGTTGGTGTGGAGAGGTAAAGTGCTCTGTCCTGTTGCCACGTGTGTAGCTATTGATACGGCTTTTGGGGTAGAAGGGTGTGTGCAGGTCATCGGCGGAAAGATCTTTCGACAGCAGCAGGCAGCGGATTTCGTACTGTTTTCGGTGCAGTAGTATCTCGACTGTGCAACATCTGAAGGCAAGCAGGGCCATGGTGCAGGCAGCGATTTATAATCAGAACAGTACTCTGATACGGTGCTAGGCGTTTTGCTTGCGGGCTATTGACGAGCCCTCCAATCGTAGCTAAGGGCAGGCCCATCATGTCGTGGTCTGCATCTGTCAGTGTGCATCGTGGATGAAGCCGAGAGTGTTTGTTCTGCGGAGAGCCGAGTTTGTGCGGCCTGTGCGACAGAGTACCATAGTCATGAAGATTTTCAGTTGTTGCCGcgcttttgttttttcgatGGTTCTGAGGGTCAGTTAATTCGTTATAAAGGCTTCATTCCCATCCAGTGCTACATCGACGATGGTTTAAAAAGGTGATCATGAGTTTCAGCATTGTTTTAGGTGACCGGTCGCATTGATGCGTGCAAGCAGCCTGAGTACCCCTTCGTTCTGGATGCATTCTTTTGCCCTGGCGTTTTTCAAATGTGTTTCTGCCATCGACACCAGCCGAAACCGGATCTGGTGGGCGTCCTCTTTTTGTACAGCATTCAGCGTCGTGTTTTGCCGGGATTAGTCTGATGATGCCGCCGAGGGGCGTGAATAGAAATGCTCTCCTAACAATGGTATGTTTGACGATGGAGGAGGGTTGTAGGTGTAGGTGGGCATGATTCGTTGGATATTCGTCTTCCGTGGCAAAAGAGTGTTTCAATTGTGAAGCATTTTGGTtgagaggaaaaagcagTGGAAACATGGTAGTATTGCTTAGTGTAGACTAATCCCATGAAGTCCTAGTGACGCTGAAGGTGCAAGCCAATAACCAATGGTGAGGACTCAAGATGATATCTAGTGGTGTTGGGTTATACTACCAGTCATTGTCGTGTCTGCGTGACAATATGTGGCTGGTTGCCGTGTCTTGTTGATCTTGACCACGAAGATGTACAAGGAACGGTGAATTGAGCAGTACGATTAGCCGTCTCTGGTTTATGGGTCCAGGACGGTGCGTCACTGTTATACTCCTTGCCTCTAATGTATACGTGCACATGGTGTTGGTGACACGGGAAGTAAAATGCTCAGTTTCCTTGATAACAGATGGACACTGTGAGGGCGATGACGAATCAAACGTTGTGAAGATGTCTCGGACGGAGAACTACTTAGTGTGCTCCTCCATTGTGTATCGGAGTCGATGAATCGACGGGTACTTAGGTTGGCGTAGCCTCTGCTGCGAGCAGGCATGGGAATATAGTGCCGGGAGTAACGTGACTCTTTGAAATGTCTTCGAGACTACCGTTTGATGAATTGACAGGTCGCGGAAGTATGCGGGGCAAATGGCTCGGCAAGGGTCCCTCACCAGATGCGCGCTCGTCGAGAGCCGCTGGCAGCTGTTCTAGCGCACAGTCGCTGACCGTTTAGATCGTGCACATAGTCGGTCGACCCCCGCGTGTAGGTCTTCCACCTGAAGTGGGAAACTGTTCAGGACACGTTCTGGCGCCTAAGTGGCAATTCCTTCGCAGCTCCATGCGGAGCAGCCTTGCGGAGAATACATAGTATTCCTTACATTCGCTTTTTGGGAGTCTCGTTGTTCGAGAGTTCGCACCAAGTGTTGCTGCCCCAGCTGGTCCTGTCTATAAGATGGAGTGAGCCAACGCCAGGTCAGAGTCATATTTGCGGTAGAGGTTTCTATTGACAACGGCACCACAGTGGTGAACATCACCACGGAATGTTTGATGCTTGGGGGCGTGGAATTCGTGAGAGTGGTCTCGTTGTCCTCGACACAGTCATGTATCGGTTCTGGCTGGGCATCTGCTGGTGTGCCACATTTTTTGGAAGACGTCTTTGGTTTTGACCACCTGCAGCGGAACAACCTCTCGACTGCGTCAACCGAGTTTCGTCTGTGGGTGTCCAGCGGCACCCACGTGTGGCTCCGTACGGCTTTAAGGAGATTCGTACACTTTGGCTATGTGATGGTTGGCATCTGCTCTTACGCGCACTGCACCGCAGGTGCAGTGGGAGTGTGTCAGATACCTGTCTTAGGCTCTAGCCTCTCGGAGTCCCCTTGGTAGCGGTTGCGCAAGGTGGCGAATGCAGGAGGCAGTGGTGTCGGATGAGGAGCGGAGACACGACACGCTGGTTGTGGATAACTCCGTGCGGTCACGTCACGATTGTGTTGGTCTCTGTGTacaggcggtaggcaagGGCTAGGCGGTGTGGCAGTTTGGGTGACCAGTGTGGTGGAGGAAGAGTGGTGGGGCTCGATGCGACGGGGCATCCGGTGGGGTACGTGACGGGGACGGAGCCAAACGTGGATCGGTGGCAATTGCGGTGGCGGGGCTGGTGTTGAGTCGGTGACTGTGAAAGTCAAATTTTGGATTTCCGTGTGTCCGAACTCCGTGGCTAAGAAATGCCTTGAGACTGGCGACTGAATCTGGGGAATGTGGTTTATTTCTCGATACCCGATATGGAGCCCCATTTGTCTTGTTCTGCCACTGCCACGTGGCGACTGCGGGtcccagagagaggaagtcaACGTTGGCTGAGGTCAACGCGGAAGCCGACATGTTGCATGAAGTGGTCGATGTCTTGGTAGCACATGATGTTGTGGCCACCAGCGTCGTGGCCCTCTGGACACGCCCAACGAGTGGGACGTAAGGCCTGGTCGAGCCTCGCAGTGGCCGAGTTTATTGATGCGGACAGTTgtgttctgcttctttgctGTCTACGCCCAttgcaggaagaagcagtAGGAAATTGGTGACGTGGATTCGGGCGATTGTCAGTGTATACGTGGTGTCTCATCAAACGACTGACGTGAAGGAGAGGTCGTGTCTGGTTTTGTCATTTGGCGCGGGTCGGTGTAATGTTCTCCTGCGTGTTTCGGGGGTAATGAGATCTGAATATTTGAGATGGTAAGAGGCCACAAGAGATGCATAGAAAATGGGGTGGGACATGGCCCCGTCGTTTGTATTCGCGTCGGAATGACAGTGGGGCTCTGTCAGCTTCAGGCAGTACGTAACGGAGTGGATACCAATATGGTAGTAGTGCATGACTGAGTTGTGCGCAGGGGTTGTAACGATTAAGCGGCCAGCGCCATGGGATAACGCGGAGGTGCCCTTGTCGGTCAGTGAATGTAGCACACGGCGCCGCTTTTATTTCTTCTGCGGAGAATCTAATCCATCAGGAACACGTAACGTAACACCATCGTCAACAGTGTTCCTGCGTTGATTCGCCGAGTTACCTATTCCGGAAGAACGCTGCTCCCACTGGTACTACATCGAATGAGACGGGTGCCGGTGGGTCAAAACTGTATCTCACACGGTTGCTTGATTTGTTGTGTGAATATAGCCAGTGTACCACACTTCACCGCTCTGGTGTTTACCAGAGGGTGATTGATTTCCTGATTGTGGTGTCGTAGCCGTCTACACAATTATGTGTGGGTAGTTGCTGGAGCCCTGCTTTCACGAACCGTGTAGCGGTGGATACGCCTGGCTTTGGCACGGTTCGTCCGAGGGACGCGCACACAGAAGTCTTGCCGACATTTTTTAAGGATGTTTTTGAAACTGTTGTTCGCGCTAGCTACCGTCTCCTGGAAGTTCGCCTTCACGCCGTATAAGAGATGATCTGTGAATGTACAACCATTATTGAGATTGGAAAGTTGTAGAGGTTTATCACGCAGTTGGCATATGGGATACTACCTTTGGGTTTCGATGCCAGTAGACGTGCCCCACACTGCCCGTCCACAAACAGTAGAGTCTCCATTCGGTGGCCTCACCTGACCCTCATCTGCCTCGTTACCGCTTATCGCACACAGGCGGTTCGCAGCGGATTTAGGACGTGACACTGGAGAACAGTGCGGTGGTGGAGGGGTGACGAGACTCGATTTATCCAGTGTGAAAGTGGTATGGTGTCAGCATACGCAGTCGTGAACCCGGAAGAATTGTAGTGACGAGCGGTGTGCTGCAGTCATGTGTTTATGTGTCGTGGATAGACGCTACAGTGACGTGAGGACTAACCGTAATCGTGTGGCAGTTGACGCACACGCCCTTCATGTGGATTGTATTCCGCAGCTGCCTGTATCCGGTCATATTACCGCTGCCCTCGTGTGGCAATTGTCTTACCATGTTTCGAATATGAAACGGTAAAGAGTGCAAGAAAGGTTTCGTTGTCTGCATGATCGCCGGAACCCAAAGTCTTTAACGCACACGTGGGTGTGAGTGCAGCTGGGTTTGCAGCCACTAGACGCGCGATGGAGTAGGACTCGGCTCGTGGGGCAACACACCACAGCTGCGCGCCCATCGGAGCACCTTGCATAGTATCCCTGTCGGTCTGGaccgttttctgttttcgaTTCAGTTCCAGGAGACAACGGTGAGGGCGCAACAGCGCGACCACGAGCGACCGCTAATGAGTACCACCTCTGGTCAGAAGATGGGTGTCTTGCCGGAGTGGCTGCTTCGCGATTTGTGACCTTATCACAAGTGAGGAAGGTGCGTTGTCCTGCCGCCAATCGTGCAGGCGCCGTAGAAATGAATGATTTGGAGAGGCGCGTACCTGGTTGAGAGGATAATGTGCAGGCGTTGGCAGACACCCTTCTTCCATATTTTTTTTCCGTAGGGTGGCGCCACATTTGTGCAGTCTCAGAAAGTATTGATGGACACGGCTATCGATGGAGACCATCATCAACAGTGCAGTGGGAACTGGCGGTCGACACGGCAGCCGTGTAAAGTTCATCTCCCTTGTGGCGAACAGGCCGACCGTGATAATGTCAACCACGTGGCTTTTAGTGGGACGCCTGAAGCTGGGTTCGTGATGGAGGACGTAGCCACCATTGCCGTTCGCTGACCATACTGGACGCGTGGGTTGCGGTGAGCTGTGTCACTTGAACCGTAGAATTCGTCTTGGGAAGACCGCAACATAGGTGGCGAACTCAATCAATGGATAGTTCAACACATGTGGCTAGTTTTTCAATGTTTTGCGCTTTATGTTGTCGGGTGCCATGCATGTCGTCGCATCGCCCCCACACTCTCCCCGAGGCCTCGGGTGACTGCGTAACTGGCCAGGACGGTGACTCCATAGGTGGACCATTTGTTCGGCGATTGTTTGAGATTTGGTTCGTCACGTCAGTCTAGTTTTCGGTAGCTTGTTGTCCCTGCGTAGGAGGCGAATGTGGGATCTTATCTCGTAGAGGAGATGTGTAGATTGTCTGTCTAAAAAGTGCTTAATTTGGTAGGCTACTGACACTATATATCTGAGGTCACTGATAAACGCTGGACCTAGGGAACCGGAGTTTTGACTCTTTGAAACCATGAACCAGCAGGTGTGGCGAGAGTGGTTGTGGGATTTTGAAAATAGTAGGGCCAATACTGCCAGTTTTGCCTCTGTTGCTGTGTCTGTGGCTACTCCGGAGGAGGATGACATCGTGAATGACTTGAGTAGCGGCGAATGGACAGCGTAAGGCAGGTCGTGTGTGTCGCGGGGTTTAGTGTACGTTGGACGCTGTGAGCTGTAGTATGAGGTACAGGAACGGTGGCGACCAGAGAGCCTATGTCGTGCTTATGCTAGGGTGATAGCTTATTCAGTCCCTGTTGTGCGGTACCAGTGCACGCAGTACTCGAGGCAAATGGCGAACTGGGGAAGTGACAGCAACTTGGTCGAGAAGGTGTGCAAAGCGATTTGGACCCTCCTGGATCGGATGAGGCTCGTTTCATGACGTCGGCTCGCCGAGGGCACGAGTGTCGTCAGTCGCCGTATGTGTGTTGGCGCCGCCGGCATCACGGGTGCCCCGTGGTCGTGGCCGCTGTTTGAGACAGGGTATACCCCCCGTACACTGTCAACTGTTTTGGATTATTATCGTTGTCGCTGTTCAGACCCACGGGGTGGCAGTAGCAATGACGCTTTAGACAGTCTTGTTGGTCCGTAGATGAAAGAATGTGTACCAGTACCTCTCACAGGTCCGCTGCATTGTGATCATTGCCTCTTGCCGCAGAATCGCGCGGTGAAACAGTGGGCCAGTTGTAAACTGTCGAGGCGCAGCCTTGGCGTCGGATCCAGTGTGGACTTCTGATGATATGGGAGGTGCAGCCAAGCGTCCATTTCGTGGTCACGAGGGTGTGTACGCTGATGGGGGCACGCTTGCTGAGGGAGGTGCTGCAGAC from the Toxoplasma gondii ME49 chromosome IX, whole genome shotgun sequence genome contains:
- a CDS encoding hypothetical protein (encoded by transcript TGME49_306700) translates to MLGTDSGKIVSLTGRLMWGHILPGTDKHSSCVAHVSFVILGGWQPCEATSTGGTVQWAYVTGPARFTGIKWLHKAMLSLLCTIEQTEELVGSVCLDGKRVSMCFSVVELGDGETVLDAGHQRSNGERTRHHMLATLLVKTRSAARLGAAVRPGSGAVGCNPVPPVLLSLRRSSVSAETSGTEQQVTGRRPSPVEHSIMKLDTEGTLS
- a CDS encoding hypothetical protein (encoded by transcript TGME49_306710) codes for the protein MDIPVGLDRFLFSIQFQETTSQKVLMDTAIDGDHHQQCSGNWRSTRQPCKVHLPCGEQADRDNVNHVAFSGTPEAGFVMEDVATIAVR